A single region of the Ctenopharyngodon idella isolate HZGC_01 chromosome 21, HZGC01, whole genome shotgun sequence genome encodes:
- the dtwd2 gene encoding tRNA-uridine aminocarboxypropyltransferase 2, translating into MNSELNEEAVEMNEDDDEDEEEPKERDDDGDDGEEGFSVLSDLPVEMSERRPTCRRCCRPVKVCLCPYLPPHPLDVSTCLYIVQHPAEESRVLRTVPLLAACLPPGKCRVFIGRRFSEERYPELAAVCRDPRSLLLYPGATADNLEDLSTDFTATPHNVILIDGTWSQAKDMFLRNALLRLPRQVQLRSAPSSQYVIRTQPTNMCVSTLECAAVTLSIMEKNHSIQEVLLKPLQALCSFQLQHGAQIHHSKEHLIKNGQYNKIMPKNKRKIRRMQKLISNQNI; encoded by the exons ATGAACTCAGAGTTGAATGAAGAGGCAGTAGAAATGAAcgaggatgatgatgaagacGAGGAGGAACCGAAGGAGagagatgatgatggtgatgatggtgaGGAAGGGTTTTCAGTGCTGTCAGATCTGCCGGTTGAGATGAGCGAGAGACGCCCGACCTGCCGCAGATGCTG TCGGCCGGTGAAGGTGTGTCTGTGCCCGTATCTCCCGCCGCATCCCCTCGACGTCTCCACGTGTCTCTACATCGTCCAGCACCCGGCCGAG GAGAGTCGCGTTCTGCGCACCGTTCCGCTCCTGGCTGCGTGTCTCCCTCCGGGCAAATGCAGAGTTTTCATCGGACGGCGGTTCTCTGAGGAGAG ATATCCGGAGCTGGCGGCCGTGTGTAGAGACCCGCGCTCCCTGCTGCTGTATCCCGGAGCCACGGCCGACAATCTGGAGGATCTGAGCACGGATTTCACCGCGACGCCCCACAACGTCATTCTGATCGATGGCACCTGGAGTCAAGCTAAAGACATGTTCCTGAGGAACGCTCTCCTGCGGCTGCCCAGACAG GTTCAGCTCCGCAGCGCCCCCTCCAGTCAGTACGTGATCCGCACGCAGCCCACCAACATGTGCGTGTCGACGCTGGAGTGTGCGGCCGTCACTCTGTCCATCATGGAGAAGAACCACAGCATTCAGGAG GTTCTTCTCAAACCTCTTCAGGCTCTGTGTTCCTTTCAGCTGCAGCACGGCGCTCAGATCCACCACAGCAAAGAACATCTCATCAAAAACGGACAATACAACAAGATCATGCCCAAAAACAAACGCAAGATACGAAGGATGCAGAAACTCATCAGCAACCAGAATATATGA